The Cololabis saira isolate AMF1-May2022 chromosome 20, fColSai1.1, whole genome shotgun sequence genome includes a window with the following:
- the gba2 gene encoding non-lysosomal glucosylceramidase has translation MTSEWGVKSTEDLMSRYVSKEMGYGVPSQGWRICLAHEFKEKRKPFQAKDVSLSNILEHIGLGLRYLKWWYKKTQVEKKAPFIDMFGALPLRQIYGAPLGGIGGGTITRGWRGEFCRWQLNPGMYHYKTVTANQFTVCLRRGGQTVYQQVLSVERPPTLQGWNWGYCGEYAFYHALYPRAWTVYQLPGQNVTLTCRQISPVIPHDYQDSSLPVAVFVWDIENKNDYALDVSIMFTMVNGSGHKDDKGGGHWNEPFHLEKEGEAVSGVLLHHCPAVNPYTLCIAARDQPDREVSHQTAFSPSGTCSGLWTDLISDGRLDSPTGSSSPTGKGEKVAAALAVSCSVPAQSHNGLEFCLAWDMPKITFGSREREHTRRYTRYFGTKGDASPSLSHYALTHYKQWEESIAEWQTPVLQDSSLPSWYKSALFNELYFVVDGGTVWTELQSDADVSGGVRSEDGGLPAQPAVIKEYGRFAYLEGQEYRMYNTYDVHFYASFALIMLWPKLALSVQYDIAGSVVQQDSTERLHLMSGRYSPVKTKNVVPHDIGDPDDEPWQRVNAYLIHDTADWKDLNLKFVLQVYRDFHLTQDAQYLRDMWPICQAVMESEMKFDLDGDGLIENSGYADQTYDGWTVTGPSAYCGGLWLASLCVMSQMARLVDNEEMYKHYTDILSRGSAAFDKLLWNGKYYNYDSSGRDLSNSVMSDQCAGHWFLKASGLGEEAYQAFPKEKIQRALKSVFDLNVMSFARGQMGAVNGMRPEGVPDRSSVQSDEVWIGVVYGLAATMIHEGMLEEGMRTAEGCYRTVWERLGMAFQTPEAYCEKNIYRSLAYMRPLSVWAMQLAYSMSQKDRTTSAQTSDIDGVKI, from the exons GTATCTAAAATGGTGGTACAAGAAGACTCAGGTGGAGAAGAAGGCTCCTTTCATCGACATGTTCGGGGCGCTGCCCTTGCGGCAAATATACG GCGCTCCACTTGGCGGTATCGGAGGAGGCACCATCACACGGGGTTGGAGGGGGGAGTTCTGCAGATGGCAGCTAAACCCTGGGATGTACCACTACAAAACCGTCACAGCCAACCAG TTCACGGTGTGTCTGCGCCGGGGAGGACAGACCGTGTACCAGCAGGTGCTGTCTGTGGAGCGTCCACCCACGTTGCAAGGCTGGAACTGGGGCTACTGCGGCGAGTACGCTTTCTACCACGCCTTGTACCCTCGTGCCTGGACTGTTTACCAGCTGCCGGGGCAGAATGTCACCCTCACCTGCAGGCAGATTTCTCCAGTCATCCCTCACGATTACCAG gACTCGAGTCTCCCAGTGGCTGTGTTTGTGTGGGACATAGAAAACAAGAATGACTACGCTCTGGACGTCTCCATCATGTTCACGATGGTCAACGGGTCGGGACACAAGGACGACAAGGGTGGCGGACACTGGAATGAACCCTTCCACCTTGAGAAGGAGGGGGAAGCGGTGTCGGGGGTCCTGCTGCATCACTGCCCCGCAGTGAACCCTTACACCCTGTGCATTGCAGCCCGAGACCAG CCTGACAGGGAGGTGAGCCACCAGACAGCATTCAGTCCCAGTGGAACCTGCAGCGGCCTGTGGACCGACCTCATCTCTGACGGACGGCTGGACTCTCCTACAG GATCCAGCTCACCAACGGGGAAGGGAGAGAAGGTTGCAGCAGCGCTGGCTGTGAGCTGCTCAGTGCCGGCTCAGAGCCACAACGGCCTGGAGTTCTGCCTGGCCTGGGACATGCCCAAAATCACCTTTGGCTCTAGAGAGAGGGAACACACTAG GAGATACACCCGTTATTTTGGGACCAAAGGGGATGCATCGCCCTCACTCAGTCACTACGCTCTAACGCACTACAAACAATGGGAGGAGAGCATTGCGGAGTGGCAGACTCCTGTACTACAAGACAG CTCCCTTCCCTCCTGGTATAAGTCGGCTCTGTTTAACGAGTTGTACTTCGTGGTGGATGGCGGGACCGTGTGGACGGAGCTGCAGAGTGACGCTGATGTTAGCGGCGGCGTGCGCAGCGAGGACGGGGGTCTGCCTGCTCAGCCTGCAGTGATTAAAGAGTATGGACGCTTCGCGTACCTAGAAG GTCAGGAGTATAGAATGTACAACACGTACGACGTGCACTTCTACGCCTCGTTTGCACTCATCATGCTGTGGCCTAAACTAGCCTTGAGCGTGCAGTATGACATTG CTGGCAGTGTAGTTCAGCAAGACTCAACGGAGAGACTCCATCTGATGAGCGGGCGTTATTCACCCGTCAAGACCAAAAACGTGGTTCCTCATGACATCGGAGACCCAG ATGATGAGCCTTGGCAGAGGGTGAACGCCTATCTCATCCACGACACTGCAGACTGGAAGGACCTGAACCTGAAgtttgtcctgcaggtctacAGGGACTTCCATCTCACCCAGGACGCTCAGTACCTGCGGGACATGTGGCCCATCTGCCAG GCGGTGATGGAGTCAGAGATGAAGTTTGACCTGGACGGAGATGGCCTGATAGAGAACTCGGGATATGCTGATCAGACATATGACGGCTGGACAGTAACCGGACCGAG CGCGTACTGTGGTGGGCTGTGGCTGGCGTCCCTGTGTGTGATGTCACaaatggccagactggtggaCAACGAGGAGATGTACAAACATTACACAGACATCTTGAGCAGAGGAAGTGCTGCGTTTGACAAGCTGCTCTGGAACG GCAAATACTACAACTATGACAGCAGTGGGAGAGACCTTTCTAACAGCGTCATGTCTGACCAGTGTGCTGGTCACTGGTTCCTCAAAGCATCTGGGCTGGGAGAAGAGGCCTACCAG GCTTTTCCCAAAGAAAAAATCCAGAGGGCTTTGAAATCTGTCTTTGACTTGAATGTAATGAGCTTCGCTAGAGGCCAGATGGGGGCCGTCAACGGCATGCGTCCAGAAGGAGTGCCGGACCGCTCCAGTGTCCAGTCAGACGAGGTCTGGATCGGAGTCGTGTACGGACTGGCGGCCACCATGATCCACGAG GGCATGTTGGAGGAGGGCATGCGCACAGCAGAGGGATGTTACCGGACGGTGTGGGAGAGGCTGGGCATGGCCTTCCAGACTCCTGAGGCCTATTGTGAGAAGAACATCTATCGATCTCTGGCCTACATGAGGCCTCTCAGTGTTTGGGCCATGCAGCTCGCCTACAGCATGTCACAGAAAGACCGGACCACATCGGCTCAGACTTCAGACATAGACGGAGTGAAGATCTGA